A genomic region of Terriglobales bacterium contains the following coding sequences:
- a CDS encoding TonB-dependent receptor — translation MRTSRLLLLLLLFSSLSARAAELKVEVTDPRGAAVAGARVTLYHSGGRDALAVARTSAEGVAALPAPAPGDYRVEVLAPGFAPQSVAVRVPTEAAVPVQLAVAGPAKTVVVTATATPISTEEAGAPVESLDAGQLQTLQPVALDEALRFLPGAVVGNAGQNGGLASLFVRGGESRYNKVIIDGVPVNEAGGTFNFGVVPLAGVDRLEFVRGPASTLYGSDAMTSVVQLWSTSGRTRTPEFLFGADGGNLGTAHGFASLAGAHGRLDYNFFADQFNTAGQGLNDDYSNSAQGGNLGVALAPRVFFRLRARHSNSRTGDQNEWVFGGQPLLPPDADQFARYNDFLASGRLDFSGPGRWQHHLTGFEYNQKRLNQDSVPDRTCGIPFFLDCPFSSRFQFNRAGLDYQGEYAPRSWARTLVGYQFEDENGSDLEDDAGFVAGFHGLRRNHALYVQQVLTGARWSLVAGVRFVHNESFGNKAVPRVAASLQVLRGGTVFSGTRLRFAFGLGIKEPRFEESFGIGGFGILPNPLLQPEENRSLEAGVEQEFGRGHASLSATYFNQSFRNLITFESFGPPTFTSQYVNLNQSLAHGAEVVFHAGPWRSLRLDAAYLYTSTQVLAAPLSLFDPLFAPGRPLLLRPRHAGSLLLTYLGKKWGADLGGSFVGRRPDSDFLFGAVPPVDHTAGYARFDLGGWYELDRYVTAYATINNVLDHHYEEVVGFPALGINFRAGLRLRLGGD, via the coding sequence ATGCGCACATCCCGGTTGCTCCTGCTTCTCCTGCTCTTCAGTTCGCTCTCTGCCCGGGCGGCGGAATTGAAGGTCGAGGTCACCGACCCCCGCGGCGCCGCCGTGGCCGGCGCCCGTGTCACCCTCTACCACAGCGGCGGCCGCGACGCCCTGGCCGTCGCCCGGACCTCGGCCGAGGGCGTGGCCGCTCTGCCCGCGCCCGCTCCCGGCGACTACCGCGTCGAAGTCCTGGCTCCCGGCTTCGCTCCCCAGAGCGTGGCGGTGCGCGTTCCCACCGAGGCTGCGGTCCCCGTGCAGCTCGCCGTGGCCGGTCCCGCGAAGACCGTGGTGGTCACCGCCACCGCCACCCCCATCTCCACCGAGGAGGCCGGCGCGCCGGTCGAATCCCTCGACGCCGGCCAGCTCCAGACCCTGCAGCCGGTCGCCCTCGACGAAGCCCTGCGCTTCCTTCCCGGCGCGGTGGTCGGCAATGCCGGGCAGAACGGCGGCCTGGCCTCGCTCTTCGTGCGCGGCGGCGAGTCCCGCTACAACAAGGTCATCATCGATGGCGTCCCCGTCAACGAGGCCGGCGGCACCTTCAACTTCGGGGTGGTGCCGCTGGCGGGCGTGGACCGCCTGGAGTTCGTGCGCGGCCCGGCGAGCACCCTCTACGGCTCCGACGCCATGACCAGCGTGGTCCAGTTGTGGAGCACCAGCGGCCGCACCCGCACGCCCGAGTTCCTCTTCGGCGCCGACGGCGGCAACCTGGGCACCGCGCACGGCTTCGCTTCCCTGGCCGGCGCTCACGGCCGCCTCGACTACAATTTCTTCGCCGACCAGTTCAACACCGCCGGGCAGGGCCTGAACGACGACTACTCCAACTCCGCTCAGGGCGGCAACCTGGGCGTGGCGCTCGCACCCAGGGTCTTCTTCCGCCTGCGCGCGCGTCACTCCAACAGCCGCACCGGCGACCAGAACGAGTGGGTCTTCGGCGGCCAACCTCTGCTGCCCCCGGATGCCGACCAGTTCGCCCGCTACAACGACTTCCTGGCCAGCGGCCGCCTCGACTTCTCCGGCCCGGGTCGCTGGCAGCACCATCTCACCGGCTTCGAGTACAACCAGAAGCGCCTGAACCAGGACAGCGTCCCCGACCGCACCTGCGGCATCCCCTTTTTCCTCGACTGCCCCTTCTCGAGCCGCTTCCAGTTCAACCGCGCCGGGCTCGACTACCAGGGCGAGTACGCGCCGCGCAGTTGGGCGCGCACCCTCGTCGGCTACCAGTTCGAGGACGAGAACGGCTCGGACCTGGAGGACGACGCCGGCTTCGTGGCCGGCTTCCACGGCCTGCGCCGCAACCACGCCCTCTACGTCCAGCAGGTCCTCACCGGCGCGCGCTGGTCGCTGGTGGCGGGCGTGCGCTTCGTCCACAACGAGAGCTTCGGCAACAAGGCGGTGCCGCGCGTGGCCGCCAGCCTGCAGGTGCTACGCGGCGGCACGGTCTTCTCCGGCACGCGCCTGCGCTTCGCTTTCGGCTTGGGCATCAAAGAGCCGCGCTTCGAGGAGTCTTTCGGCATCGGCGGCTTCGGCATCCTGCCCAATCCGCTGCTCCAGCCCGAGGAGAACCGCTCGCTGGAAGCGGGCGTGGAGCAGGAGTTCGGCCGCGGCCACGCCTCCCTCTCCGCCACCTACTTCAACCAGAGCTTCCGCAACCTCATCACCTTCGAGTCCTTCGGCCCGCCCACCTTCACCAGCCAGTACGTGAACCTGAACCAAAGCCTGGCGCACGGCGCCGAAGTGGTCTTCCACGCCGGGCCCTGGCGCAGCCTGCGCCTCGACGCCGCTTACCTCTACACCTCCACCCAGGTGCTCGCGGCCCCGCTCTCTCTCTTCGACCCGCTCTTCGCGCCCGGGAGGCCGCTGCTGCTGCGCCCGCGCCATGCCGGCTCGCTGCTGCTCACCTACTTGGGGAAGAAGTGGGGCGCGGACCTGGGCGGCAGCTTCGTCGGCCGCCGCCCCGACTCCGACTTCCTCTTTGGCGCGGTCCCGCCGGTGGACCACACCGCCGGCTATGCCCGCTTCGACCTGGGCGGCTGGTACGAACTCGACCGCTACGTCACGGCTTACGCCACCATCAACAACGTCCTGGATCACCACTACGAGGAGGTCGTGGGCTTTCCCGCGCTGGGCATCAACTTCCGCGCCGGCCTGCGCCTGCGCCTGGGAGGAGACTAG